From the genome of Uranotaenia lowii strain MFRU-FL chromosome 1, ASM2978415v1, whole genome shotgun sequence, one region includes:
- the LOC129737809 gene encoding uncharacterized protein LOC129737809 — translation MASKAEKKLAADLLTRRQACAERDVVEKFVADFTYERDCCQVAVRLEALNKCNELFLNVQNDIEMGDSEERFETHLEFRADFEHRFCRAKGFLLSKLESREHPLSSTIIHASASHSMASSFHHRLPKIDLPKFSGDESRWISFRDNFLSMIHCNEDIPILNKLQYLLQSLEGEAKKPFESVDIQADNYSSTWDALKKRYDNKRFLRKELFRGLYNVPPIQHESAQYLNTMVDDFQRHFKALGKLGEPIEHWDTPLIFILTNKLDAATIRAWEQDTRQKDEVKYDELIEFLVHQVRMLKSVDSDLQHRSAGLTVSKVAGQISKKPAPIRSVVNTATSEAQSSTSPCHLQCPAFSNLSSSQRRELVIQHSLCWNCFRANHQARSCKSKFLCRICQPKHHTMLHDQAAPPNESSSEGSQANPGPSRLLSPPTVNLSVHSDSTVLLETVSLLVVDRYGRKIPVRALLDSAAMSNFITRKLANELATQQTPVDIAVAGIGESVKRIRKKLAAKIVSRNSDFSATLDFLVMKKPTSHLPTSPIDTTAWKMSKVPLVDHQFNVSATIDMIIGGECYHEFHTGLRHSLAPPPHRKRASNTPSSAAKVNDKGEDAACGSCCYVVSLVRQLSVTCLELCASVLPEEDTDGLSRRRVPEVHITASELSRNLHSSNFPENPDPILPLPYIIILFRHRLFIAIATKPRSEAESSKTGRARRTLLNALTER, via the exons CGTAGCGGATTTCACCTATGAACGGGATTGTTGCCAGGTTGCGGTACGTTTGGAGGCGCTCAACAAGTGCAACGAACTCTTCTTGAACGTGCAGAACGACATCGAGATGGGTGACAGCGAAGAACGGTTTGAGACACATCTGGAGTTCCGGGCGGATTTCGAGCATCGGTTTTGCAGAGCAAAAGGTTTCTTGTTGTCCAAACTGGAAAGTAGGGAGCATCCGTTGAGTTCGACGATCATACACGCATCGGCTTCTCACAGCATGGCTTCCAGTTTCCATCATCGGCTGCCGAAAATCGATCTTCCGAAATTTAGTGGAGATGAATCGCGCTGGATCTCGTTCCGTGACAACTTTCTCTCGATGATTCACTGCAACGAGGATATACCGATCCTCAACAAGCTGCAGTACCTGTTACAGTCCCTTGAAGGAGAAGCCAAGAAACCATTCGAGTCGGTGGATATCCAAGCCGATAATTATTCGTCGACGTGGGACGCGCTTAAAAAGCGTTACGATAACAAGCGATTTCTCAGAAAAGAGCTGTTCCGAGGCCTGTATAACGTTCCACCGATACAGCACGAGTCCGCCCAATACCTCAACACAATGGTTGATGATTTCCAGCGACACTTCAAGGCTCTGGGGAAGTTGGGTGAACCGATCGAGCATTGGGACACTCCGCTCATCTTCATCCTTACAAACAAATTGGATGCAGCGACAATTCGTGCATGGGAGCAAGACACTCGACAGAAGGATGAAGTGAAGTACGACGAGCTCATCGAGTTTCTCGTCCACCAGGTCCGGATGTTGAAATCCGTGGACAGCGATCTCCAGCATCGATCCGCAGGGCTCACCGTTTCCAAGGTGGCCGGACAAATCTCTAAGAAACCAGCTCCCATCCGATCTGTCGTGAACACCGCTACATCCGAAGCTCAATCCAGCACTTCGCCATGTCACT tgcaaTGTCCAGCATTTTCGAACCTGTCAAGCTCCCAACGGCGAGAGCTTGTGATACAGCACAGCCTTTGCTGGAATTGCTTTCGCGCAAACCACCAGGCAAGATCCTGCAAATCCAAGTTTCTGTGCAGGATTTGTCAACCAAAACACCACACTATGTTGCACGACCAAGCAGCACCACCGAACGAGTCCTCATCCGAGGGATCACAAGCAAATCCAGGCCCCAGTAGATTGCTTAGCCCACCAACAGTAAATCTTTCCGTGCATTCAGATTCAACCGTTCTCTTGGAGACAGTCTCTCTGTTAGTTGTCGACCGATACGGCAGAAAGATTCCAGTACGAGCTCTTCTAGATTCCGCAGCAATGTCCAACTTTATCACCAGGAAGCTGGCGAACGAGCTCGCCACCCAACAAACTCCCGTGGACATCGCAGTTGCCGGAATTGGAGAGTCAGTTAAGCGCATCAGAAAAAAGCTAGCTGCCAAAATCGTATCCAGGAACAGCGACTTCTCCGCCACACTCGATTTCCTCGTCATGAAGAAGCCAACTTCCCATCTTCCCACATCCCCGATCGATACAACTGCCTGGAAAATGTCAAAGGTTCCATTGGTGGATCATCAGTTCAACGTTTCAGCAACAATCGACATGATCATCGGTGGAGAATGTTACCATGAGTTTCACACAGGCTTACGCCACTCCCTTG CTCCACCACCGCACCGCAAGCGTGCTTCTAACACTCCTTCAAGCGCCGCTAAGGTCAACGACAAAGGAGAAGACGCTGCCTGTGGATCCTGCTGCTACGTTGTCTCTTTGGTCAGGCAGCTGTCTGTTACCTGTCTGGAGTTATGCGCATCTGTTCTGCCAGAGGAGGATACTGATGGGCTCAGTAGGAGACGAGTTCCGGAAGTGCACATCACAGCTAGTGAACTGTCCAGGAATCTACATTCCTCCAACTTCCCCGAAAACCCTG ATCCTATCTTACCATTACCCTACATCATCATCCTATTTCGCCACCGATTATTCATCGCCATCGCCACAAAGCCACGGTCCGAAGCAGAATCTTCTAAAaccggtagagcacgccgaacgttgcTCAACGCGCTAACGGAGCGCTAA